In Bradysia coprophila strain Holo2 unplaced genomic scaffold, BU_Bcop_v1 contig_24, whole genome shotgun sequence, one genomic interval encodes:
- the LOC119078070 gene encoding uncharacterized protein LOC119078070, with protein MSMTYNEYTPVPSRSEASYRVAGATYPGTGASYPGSGASYPGSGVGYPVGGYSYLAAPPSERYDSSQGSGNYPGYTAYYPPPTNATRTPKIDFKQAFLHTLSTEIRLSQVIHPDEPLVIVRADLESFGPNIAHDAVLTVFEYFGVPVQWIEFFKKFLQPKVRFEKDEEPKKVVRGVPTSHVLSSLFEETLLFLLDFYVNQQCNGMKIYRLDNEFWFWSNITTSVNKAWNMMTKYGEVIGLKINENRSGSVTVYSDDVLSKMEKPIESTVSGPSPLPQKNIHWGYLQLYSNGTFVIDQKSINKFLEEMQRLLDESECALEWINIFNKYLEFFIRNFGKSALVSGKQHLDQIIDALRVIYEGLFGSKDGSPVEKLKERFEQLKAANIVDVWAYWPLERGGLGLVNPFIGIMSLRETYVNINDDDNFSKLPLQDKDLWEWMKKEHERQYSRDYSGPTRKMPTWTEYIATRETELDHWCSRYLRLLERPAPKTPTVSDRFWKLDAPIPEEEYEKNYMMWLFSYYETQLILHFGSVKFINSKLLPMSMIGNIQKTKLHQ; from the exons ATGTCTATGACATATAATGAATATACGCCTGTTCCTAGTCGTTCAGAAGCTAGTTATCGGGTTGCTG GTGCTACTTATCCTGGTACAGGTGCTAGTTATCCTGGTTCAGGTGCTAGTTATCCTGGTTCAGGTGTTGGTTATCCGGTTGGAGGTTATAGTTATCTTGCCGCTCCTCCTTCAGAGAGATATGATTCCTCACAAGGTAGTGGCAATTATCCTGGGTATACAGCATACTATCCTCCACCTACCAACGCTACCAGGACACCTAAAATTGACTTCAAACAAGCATTTCTTCATACACTCAGTACGGAAATACGTTTAAGCCAAGTAATTCACCCGGACGAACCACTTGTTATTGTTCGAGCAGATCTGGAATCATTCGGACCGAACATTGCGCATGATGCAGTTCTGACAGTTTTTGAGTACTTTGGTGTGCCAGTACAGTGGATTGAATTCTTTAAAAAGTTCCTTCAACCTAAAGTAAGATTTGAAAAGGATGAAGAACCAAAAAAAGTGGTTCGTGGCGTTCCAACATCTCACGTTTTGTCGTCGCTATTCGAAGAAACTCTTCTGTTCCTTCTTGACTTTTATGTTAATCAGCAATGCAACGGAATGAAAATCTATCGACTTGATAatgaattttggttttggagCAACATAACGACAAGTGTCAATAAAGCGTGGAACATGATGACAAAGTATGGGGAAGTGATTggattgaaaataaatgaaaatcgaaGCGGCTCGGTCACAGTATATTCCGATGATGTATTgtcaaaaatggaaaaaccaATTGAGTCCACTGTCAGTGGTCCTTCACCACTACCTCAGAAGAACATTCACTGGGGCTACTTGCAACTATACTCTAACGGAACATTTGTCATTGATCAGAAGTCCATCAATAAGTTTCTGGAGGAGATGCAGCGCTTATTGGACGAATCAGAATGTGCCTTGGAGTGGATTAACATCtttaacaaatatttggaATTCTTCATCCGTAACTTTGGTAAGTCGGCATTAGTGTCAGGCAAACAACATTTGGATCAAATCATTGATGCACTGCGAGTCATATATGAGGGCCTATTCGGTTCCAAAGACGGCAGTCCAGTTGAGAAACTCAAAGAACGATTTGAACAACTAAAGGCGGCGAACATTGTTGATGTTTGGGCGTACTGGCCTTTGGAAAGAGGAGGTTTGGGCTTAGTCAATCCTTTCATCGGAATTATGTCACTGAGAGAAACCTATGTGAACATCAACGATGATGATAACTTTTCAAAGCTACCGTTACAGGATAAAGATTTGTGGGAATGGATGAAAAAAGAGCACGAAAGGCAGTACAGCCGAGACTACAGCGGGCCTACTCGCAAGATGCCCACATGGACAGAATACATTGCGACTAGAGAAACTGAGCTGGATCATTGGTGTTCCAGGTATCTTCGCCTATTGGAACGTCCTGCTCCGAAGACGCCGACAGTGTCTGACAGATTCTGGAAATTGGATGCTCCGATTCCAGAAGAAGAATACGAGAAGAATTACATGATGTGGCTGTTTAGCTATTACGAAACTCAGTTGATTCTTCACTTCGgaagtgtaaaatttattaattcgaaACTGCTTCCGATGAGTATGATtggaaatattcaaaaaacaaAGTTACATCAGTAA